A part of Selenomonadales bacterium genomic DNA contains:
- a CDS encoding AzlD domain-containing protein gives MSNLELIACIAGMFFVTYLPRVLPLFLFGSGTISPRLAEWLRYVPPAIFGALVCSGIFLEGNSIDTNLFSPDLLVSLIVFIIALKTRSLFQSVFWGTLIYGTIVYFGI, from the coding sequence ATGTCGAATCTTGAGCTGATCGCTTGTATCGCAGGAATGTTTTTCGTAACGTATCTGCCACGTGTACTGCCGCTCTTTTTGTTCGGCAGCGGTACTATTTCTCCGCGACTTGCAGAATGGCTTCGCTATGTACCGCCCGCCATCTTCGGCGCACTCGTCTGCTCGGGCATCTTTTTAGAGGGCAATTCGATCGACACGAATCTTTTCAGCCCCGATCTTCTCGTATCTCTCATCGTATTTATCATCGCACTCAAAACAAGATCGCTCTTCCAATCCGTCTTTTGGGGAACGCTGATATATGGCACCATTGTCTATTTCGGAATATAA